The following proteins come from a genomic window of Crassostrea angulata isolate pt1a10 chromosome 1, ASM2561291v2, whole genome shotgun sequence:
- the LOC128187691 gene encoding sex peptide receptor-like, which produces MSQGSNATASVNEDFKEFYVQARFITGLILYPIFCVLGLIGNGLGIAVMLQKQMRSSTNVYLLALAISDGIKIICDALYFLVVLFLEIDPKIGNRLYIFLYPYAHYVFNASLCISAWLTVAVAVERYVYVCHVHKVRTYCTLSRARAISFSVFIFMSLACIPYALRYKTVESQNNSTTWISYDLSLTDLWADPKFASIFTWIQYFIRIIIPLTLLIVLNIFIMYGIRKCRIGRKNHRITVMLIVVIIVFIICIIPDAIMSTFLGFGYYEEDYLARAIREITDLFLLINTAVNFVIYCAFNTIFWRNFQSLFCSCCISKGTLLENSHMRQLSLCGRENSKKTIIRAHDVNEERLLPEPAAI; this is translated from the coding sequence ATGTCACAAGGCAGTAACGCTACAGCCTCTGTCAACGAGGATTTCAAGGAATTTTACGTTCAGGCTCGCTTCATCACTGGCCTTATTCTCTACCCCATCTTCTGCGTCCTCGGCTTAATAGGCAATGGCTTGGGGATCGCCGTTATGTTACAGAAACAGATGCGATCGTCGACAAATGTGTACTTACTGGCACTGGCTATTTCAGACGGGATCAAAATCATCTGCGATGCCTTATATTTCTTGGTGGTGCTCTTCTTAGAAATCGATCCCAAAATTGGAAATCgtttgtacatatttttgtaTCCGTACGCACATTATGTATTCAACGCGTCCCTGTGCATATCAGCATGGCTAACGGTGGCGGTTGCGGTGGAGCGTTATGTGTATGTATGTCATGTACATAAGGTCCGAACGTATTGCACGCTATCGCGGGCCAGGGCCATTTCTTTCAGTGTCTTCATCTTTATGAGTTTAGCCTGCATACCATATGCTCTGCGATACAAAACTGTTGAAAGCCAAAATAATTCAACAACTTGGATTAGTTACGACCTCAGTCTAACAGACTTATGGGCCGATCCAAAGTTCGCCTCCATATTTACATGGATACAATATTTCATCCGAATCATCATTCCGCTTACCCTCTtgattgttttgaatattttcattatgtATGGAATAAGGAAATGCCGTATTGGGAGGAAGAATCACAGAATTACTGTCATGTTAATTGTTGTgatcattgttttcattatctgTATTATTCCGGATGCTATCATGTCGACATTCCTTGGTTTTGGATATTACGAGGAGGACTACTTAGCACGAGCTATAAGAGAGATCACTGATTTATTTTTGCTCATTAACACTGctgttaattttgttatatactGTGCATTTAACACTATTTTTTGGAGAAACTTTCAATCCTTGTTCTGTTCCTGTTGTATTTCAAAAGGAACATTGTTAGAGAATTCTCACATGAGACAACTGTCATTATGTGGGAGGGAAAATTCCAAAAAGACAATAATACGGGCACACGATGTAAATGAAGAGAGACTTCTACCAGAGCCAGCAGCAATCTGA